A genome region from Setaria italica strain Yugu1 chromosome III, Setaria_italica_v2.0, whole genome shotgun sequence includes the following:
- the LOC111256626 gene encoding non-specific lipid-transfer protein-like protein At2g13820: MMPCTDYLTNMTVLTPPGECCDGLKTIIRDAPICLCHGMNGGLNQFLPKPVDPLRMNVLPLACGTVLPIQTLFMCNSNQVPPIMPPTPAELPMTPAAP; encoded by the exons ATGATGCCGTGCACGGACTATCTCACCAACATGACCGTGCTGACGCCCCCCGGCGAGTGCTGCGACGGGCTCAAGACCATCATCAGGGACGCGCCCATCTGCCTCTGCCACGGCATGAACGGCGGCCTGAACCAGTTCCTCCCAAAGCCCGTCGACCCCCTCCGCATGAACGTCCTCCCGCTCGCCTGCGGCACTGTGCTGCCGATCCAAACCCTCTTCATGTGCAACT CGAACCAGGTGCCGCCGATAATGCCGCCCACCCCTGCAGAGCTGCCAATGACGCCTGCTGCACCGTAG
- the LOC101778363 gene encoding calmodulin produces MADQLTDEQIAEFKEAFSLFDKDGDGCITTKELGTVMRSLGQNPTEAELQDMINEVDADGNGTIDFPEFLNLMARKMKDTDSEEELKEAFRVFDKDQNGFISAAELRHVMTNLGEKLTDEEVDEMIREADVDGDGQINYEEFVKVMMAK; encoded by the exons ATGGCGGACCAGCTCACCGACGAGCAGATCGCGGAGTTCAAGGAGGCGTTCAGCCTCTTCGACAAGGACGGCGACG GTTGCATCACTACCAAGGAGCTGGGAACTGTGATGCGCTCCCTTGGCCAGAACCCTACTGAAGCAGAGCTGCAGGACATGATCAACGAGGTTGATGCTGATGGCAACGGGACCATCGACTTCCCGGAGTTCCTAAACCTGATGGCAAGGAAGATGAAGGACACTGATTCCGAGGAGGAGCTCAAGGAGGCCTTCCGCGTCTTCGACAAGGACCAGAACGGTTTCATCTCGGCTGCTGAGCTCCGCCACGTCATGACCAACCTTGGTGAGAAGCTGACCGATGAGGAAGTCGATGAGATGATCCGCGAGGCTGACGTGGATGGTGACGGCCAGATCAACTACGAGGAGTTTGTCAAGGTCATGATGGCCAAGTGA
- the LOC101779305 gene encoding probable calcium-binding protein CML9, whose protein sequence is MAGKLTPEQADECKEIFALFDADEDGRIATGELVTALRSLGQNVDEAEARRFLEDAGVPAGAGAIDLAAFLAVAERKAGARVTAGRLEECFDVFDDARSGSIPAEQLRQVMVSHGDRLTEEEADAMLREADPRGEGRVEYKEYVKVLLRDK, encoded by the exons ATGGCGGGGAAGCTGACGCCGGAGCAGGCCGACGAGTGCAAGGAAATCTTTGCCCTgttcgacgccgacgaggacg GTCGCATCGCCACGGGCGAGCTCGTGACGGCGCTGCGGTCGCTGGGCCAGAACGTGGACGAGGCCGAGGCGCGGCGGTTCCTGGAGGACGCGGGCGTccccgcgggcgccggcgccatcgACCTCGCGGCGTTCCTGGCCGTGGCGGAGCGCAAGGCGGGCGCCAGGGTGACCGCGGGGCGGCTCGAGGAGTGCTTCGACGTGTTCGACGACGCCCGGAGCGGGTCCATCCCCGCGGAGCAGCTGCGGCAGGTGATGGTCAGCCACGGCGACCGGCtcacggaggaggaggccgacgcCATGCTCCGCGAGGCCGACCCCCGCGGCGAGGGCCGCGTCGAGTACAAGGAGTACGTCAAGGTGCTGCTCAGGGACAAGTGA
- the LOC101779699 gene encoding uncharacterized protein LOC101779699: protein MAAAAVAVSTSPCSGSGHLGLLQASQAHHLRRTLLGGRMAGRCGRSRLAVLAAAGKPPGEAEEQVPAWAKPGADEPPPWEREGGAVQGQEAGQVPFYAYLLASAVTAIAAIGSIFEYTNQRPVFGIVGSDSALYAPLLGFFVFTGIPTSAFLWFKAVQTANRDAEEQDRRDGFL, encoded by the exons atggcggccgcggcggtggccgtaTCCACCTCCCCGTGCAGCGGCTCAGGGCACCTCGGTCTGTTGCAGGCGTCTCAGGCCCACCATCTCCGCCGCACGCTCCTTGGGGGGCGAATGGCCGGACGATGTGGGCGCAGCAGGCTGGCGGTCTTGGCCGCCGCAGGCAAGCCGCCGGGAGAGGCAGAGGAGCAGGTCCCTGCGTGGGCCAAGCCCGGCGCTGACGAGCCGCCGCCCTGGGAGCGCGAAGGCGGGGCCGTGCAGGGGCAGGAAGCCGGGCAGGTGCCGTTCTACGCGTACCTGCTCGCGTCCGCGGtcaccgccatcgccgcc ATAGGCTCCATCTTCGAGTACACGAACCAGCGGCCGGTGTTCGGGATCGTCGGCTCCGACAGCGCCCTGTACGCGCCGCTCCTGGGCTTCTTCGTCTTCACCGGCATCCCGACCTCC GCGTTTCTGTGGTTCAAGGCCGTGCAGACGGCGAACAGGGATGCCGAGGAGCAAGACCGCAGAGATGGATTTCTGTGA
- the LOC101780099 gene encoding histone-lysine N-methyltransferase, H3 lysine-9 specific SUVH1, whose protein sequence is MYRASNFIPDPNQELLDVKPLRSLAPMFPAPMGVNVNQSSTPPLVCVTPVGQFPTGFGAGNLPSFGSFATFSASANGVSYTGTSANGPIDATPISAYKTRSSMLVDGDDEPYSGNQTVASERKARRGRPPGSGASGADGSNGKLKRPKPTYKNFVAGKELAFLPSASDPREIVEAVHMTFEALRRRHLQMDETQDASRRADLKAGAIMMASNIRANSGKRVGTVPGVEIGDIFYFRMELCIIGLHAPSMGGIDYMTTKFGNDEDSVAICIVSAGGYENEDDDTDVLVYSGQGGNSRNTEERHDQKLERGNLALERSLHRKNEIRVVRGFKDPFCITGKIYVYDGLYKIHESWKERTKSGINCFKYKLLREPGQRDGAAIWKVTQKWITNPTTRGNVLLADLSSKAEMLPVCLVNEVDHEKGPGHFTYTNQVKYLRPLSSMKKLQGCGCQSVCLPGDSSCACGQRNGGDLPYSSSGLLACRKPIIYECGDSCNCSTNCRNRVTQKGARLHFEVFRTTNRGWGLRCWDPIRAGAFICEYAGEVIDELKVNLNDSEDDYIFQTVCPGDKTLKWNCGPELIGEESTYVSADEFEPMPIKISAKNMGNVSRFMNHSCSPNVFWQPVQYDHGDDRHPHIMFFALKHIPPMTELTYDYGVAGAESSGSGSRRTRNCMCDSRNCRGLF, encoded by the coding sequence ATGTACAGGGCCTCAAATTTCATACCTGATCCTAATCAGGAGCTCCTAGATGTCAAGCCATTAAGGTCTTTAGCTCCCATGTTCCCTGCACCCATGGGAGTCAATGTTAATCAGTCAAGCACACCACCATTGGTCTGTGTCACTCCGGTTGGCCAATTTCCAACAGGGTTTGGTGCGGGGAATCTTCCTTCCTTTGGATCTTTTGCTACTTTCAGTGCCTCTGCGAATGGTGTTTCTTATACCGGCACCAGTGCCAACGGGCCCATTGATGCCACCCCTATCTCTGCATACAAGACAAGATCAAGCATGTTagttgatggtgatgatgaacCTTACTCTGGTAACCAAACTGTGGCATCTGAACGGAAGGCTAGGAGAGGCCGTCCTCCTGGTTCTGGTGCATCTGGTGCCGATGGCTCAAATGGTAAGTTAAAGCGCCCTAAGCCCACATACAAGAATTTTGTTGCTGGCAAGGAGCTTGCCTTTCTGCCATCTGCATCCGATCCCAGGGAGATTGTGGAAGCAGTTCACATGACCTTTGAGGCACTCCGGAGAAGACATCTGCAGATGGATGAAACACAGGATGCTAGCAGACGTGCAGACCTGAAGGCTGGCGCCATCATGATGGCCAGTAACATCAGGGCCAATTCGGGTAAGAGGGTAGGAACTGTCCCTGGAGTTGAAATAGGGGATATTTTCTATTTCAGGATGGAACTTTGTATCATTGGGTTGCATGCACCTAGTATGGGAGGCATAGATTACATGACTACTAAGTTTGGAAATGATGAGGATTCTGTAGCGATATGTATCGTCTCTGCAGGCGGTTATGAGAATGAGGATGATGACACAGATGTGCTGGTGTACAGTGGCCAAGGGGGAAATAGTAGGAATACTGAGGAGAGGCATGACCAGAAGCTTGAGAGGGGTAACCTAGCTCTTGAGAGGAGTTTGCACAGGAAGAATGAGATAAGGGTTGTACGGGGCTTCAAGGATCCATTTTGCATAACTGGAAAAATTTACGTGTATGATGGCCTCTACAAGATTCATGAGTCCTGGAAGGAGAGAACAAAGTCTGGTATCAATTGCTTCAAGTACAAGCTGCTGCGTGAACCTGGTCAGCGTGATGGAGCTGCAATATGGAAGGTGACTCAGAAATGGATAACTAATCCTACTACCAGAGGCAATGTTCTACTAGCTGATCTGTCATCTAAGGCTGAAATGTTGCCGGTTTGTCTTGTCAATGAGGTAGACCACGAGAAAGGACCTGGACATTTCACCTATACTAACCAGGTCAAATACTTGAGGCCTCTCAGTTCTATGAAGAAGTTGCAGGGTTGCGGATGCCAGAGTGTTTGCCTGCCTGGCGATTCCAGTTGTGCTTGTGGACAACGCAATGGAGGTGATTTACCTTACAGTTCATCAGGATTGTTGGCCTGCCGCAAACCAATAATCTATGAATGTGGTGATTCTTGCAACTGTTCTACAAATTGCCGGAACAGAGTGACCCAAAAGGGAGCCAGGTTACATTTTGAGGTCTTCAGGACCACCAACCGAGGCTGGGGTCTTCGCTGCTGGGACCCTATTCGTGCTGGTGCATTTATATGCGAGTATGCTGGTGAGGTCATTGATGAGCTCAAAGTTAATCTGAATGATAGTGAAGATGATTACATCTTTCAGACCGTATGTCCTGGTGATAAGACTTTAAAATGGAATTGTGGGCCTGAACTGATAGGTGAGGAAAGCACATACGTATCAGCTGATGAATTTGAGCCAATGCCCATCAAGATAAGTGCAAAAAATATGGGAAATGTCTCGCGTTTCATGAACCACAGTTGCTCACCAAATGTTTTCTGGCAACCAGTACAATATGACCATGGAGATGACAGGCATCCACATATAATGTTCTTTGCACTGAAGCATATTCCTCCCATGACAGAGCTGACTTATGACTATGGTGTTGCTGGAGCTGAGTCTAGTGGTTCAGGTTCTCGTAGAACGAGGAACTGCATGTGTGACTCACGAAACTGCCGGGGTTTATTTTGA